A DNA window from Coffea arabica cultivar ET-39 chromosome 6c, Coffea Arabica ET-39 HiFi, whole genome shotgun sequence contains the following coding sequences:
- the LOC140008834 gene encoding uncharacterized protein, whose protein sequence is MDGWMVNREGSIWVFYQNGFQCAPVRESPQHLSLKISPQALSASVYLSFVHARCTEQDRVPLWSALLADKPRDDPWLVVGDFNTIVSAEEKRGGLPFRVDEGVELSSFMSRAGVFDAGFSGSRFTWCNNRGERARIWKRLDRLLCSPTASRLGVNFGVRHLGRDPSDHAPLLLSASTSLDNKPRPFRFLNVWTSKVELLDVIRLSWMSHCPGRPLQRLAAKLRLTKHAIQQWSRDHFGNIFNVVKQAEEAVGAAEAALDSVPT, encoded by the coding sequence ATGGATGGTTGGATGGTCAACAGGGAGGGGTCTATCTGGGTTTTCTATCAAAACGGTTTCCAATGTGCTCCTGTTAGGGAATCTCCTCAACACCTGTCCCTTAAAATTTCACCCCAGGCACTATCGGCTTCTGTTTATTTGTCCTTCGTCCATGCAAGATGTACTGAGCAAGACCGGGTTCCGTTGTGGTCAGCACTGTTAGCGGATAAACCACGGGATGATCCATGGTTGGTGGTGGGGGATTTTAACACCATTGTTAGTGCAGAAGAGAAGCGCGGAGGGCTGCCTTTTCGGGTAGATGAAGGTGTGGAACTAAGTTCATTTATGTCCAGGGCTGGAGTTTTTGATGCAGGTTTTTCAGGGTCACGTTTCACATGGTGTAACAATAGGGGTGAGCGTGCTCGAATTTGGAAGCGATTAGATAGACTGCTTTGTAGCCCGACTGCGTCTCGACTGGGGGTGAATTTTGGAGTTAGGCACCTTGGCAGAGATCCCTCCGACCATGCTCCCCTTTTGCTGTCAGCTTCAACTAGTCTTGATAACAAGCCGAGGCCTTTTCGCTTCCTAAATGTTTGGACCTCGAAAGTAGAGTTGTTAGATGTCATTCGGTTGAGTTGGATGAGCCATTGCCCAGGACGCCCTTTGCAGCGGTTGGCGGCCAAATTACGACTCACTAAACATGCAATCCAACAGTGGTCGCGGGACCATTTTGGTAATATATTTAACGTAGTGAAGCAAGCAGAAGAGGCTGTAGGGGCGGCAGAGGCTGCACTTGATAGCGTCCCAACATAG
- the LOC113693343 gene encoding uncharacterized protein: protein MKQQFLEKCFPTSRAASIRKDICGIRQFNGETLHEYWERFKQLCASCSHHQIPDQLSIQYFYKGLSTTDRKIINAASGGALVNKTPTEARRIISSIAANGQQFGERQDYDPRKVKEETRASIQNLDNQVSQLAAAFNRWESQGSRKLPSQTVINPKQNVSAITLRNDKELPQLSQRISEQAIEEAIEKEEMAPKPKDVPQQKFRDESLVVVTPLPPFPSRFAKSKKKEQEQEVFDIFHKVEVNIPLLNAIKQIPQYAKFLRELCTTKKKLKGFEKIYMGENVSALLQQKLPPKYKNPSIFIVPCKIRNVKVEKALIDLGAAINIMPRSIYNSLNLGPLKETSVIMQLADRSNAYPDGVLDDILVQVDKLVFPADFYVLDRDDDFSVSLPILLGRPFLMTSKTKIDVYSGTLTMEFDGEIIKFNICDAIKCSSEAHSVFVIDVIDPFIQQKFELNGRDTLKVVINRNLDS, encoded by the exons ATGAAGCAGCAATTTCTTGAGAAATGTTTTCCTACTTCCCGAGCTGCAAGCATTAGGAAAGATATATGTGGGATTAGACAATTTAATGGAGAGACATTGCACGAGTATTGGGAAAGGTTCAAACAGTTATGTGCAAGTTGTTCTCACCATCAAATCCCTGATCAACTTTCCATTCAATATTTTTACAAGGGATTATCAACAACAGATAGGAAAATTATTAACGCAGCCAGTGGAGGAGCATTGGTGAATAAAACACCAACGGAAGCGAGAAGGATAATTTCAAGCATAGCAGCCAATGGTCAACAATTTGGTGAGAGACAGGACTATGATCCTAGAAAAGTCAAGGAG GAGACGAGAGCTAGTATTCAAAATCTGGATAATCAAGTGAGCCAACTAGCAGCTGCATTTAATCGATGGGAGTCTCAAGGTTCAAGAAAATTGCCTTCACAGACGGTTATTAACCCCAAGCAAAATGTGAGTGCAATTACATTGAGAAATGACAAAGAGTTGCCACAACTCAGTCAGAGAATTTCTGAGCAGGCCATTGAGGAGGCTATTGAGAAAGAAGAAATGGCACCCAAACCTAAAGATGTGCCACAGCAAAAATTCAGAGATGAATCGTTAGTAGTGGTGACACCTCTTCCTCCATTTCCCAGTCGATTTGCAAAATCCAAGAAGAAGGAGCAAGAGCAAGAAGTTTTTGACATTTTTCACAAAGTTGAGGTAAATATTCCTCTTCTCAATGCCATTAAACAAATTCCACAATATGCGAAATTTCTTAGAGAATTGTGCACCACTAAGAAAAAGTTAAAGGGTTTTGAAAAGATTTATATGGGAGAAAATGTTTCAGCGCTTTTACAACAAAAATTGCCTCCTAAATATAAGAATCCAAGTATATTTATTGTTCCTTGCAAAATAAGGAATGTTAAGGTTGAAAAAGCATTGATAGATTTAGGAGCTGCAATAAATATCATGCCTCGTTCCATTTATAATTCTCTGAATCTTGGACCCTTAAAAGAAACGAGTGTTATTATGCAACTTGCTGATAGGTCTAATGCATATCCTGATGGGGTGTTAGACGATATTCTAGTTCAAGTTGATAAGTTGGTTTTTCCTGCAGATTTCTATGTGTTGGATAGggatgatgatttttctgtttcacTCCCAATTTTGTTAGGCAGGCCATTTTTAATGACatctaaaacaaaaattgatgtttATTCAGGAACCTTGacaatggaatttgatggtgaaataataaaattcaatatttgtgaTGCCATTAAATGTTCCAGTGAGGCACATTCTGTTTTTGTTATAGATGTAATTGACCCTTTCATACAGCAAAAGTTTGAATTAAATGGTAGAGATACTTTGAAGGTTGTAATCAATCGCAATTTGGATTCGTAA